The DNA region catgggtaaaatctaatattgaattcactgaggtgttatatatttattgaaagttttatcggtaaaacatttgataaatatataacacctcagtgaattcaaaattagcttttacccatgaagtaaattatcaaacgtttgataaagtgtgtgataaagctccgtgaattgaggccactgtctacAGATTGGAATAGAAGCAGGTTAGACTGGAGTAAACTAAAGAAACTTGCAGTGCAATTAACTCACCTAAGTAAGGCCAACTCTAGACACAAATCTAAATATATCATCTGCTCCCTTGGTAAGCAAAGTTTCCTAGACAAACATTTTGAGTGAGAATCTCTACTGTCATAGTTTGTAGTGATAACCCACCATTGGACAAAAATCCCATATGCacatttaataaataaattgggctGTGCACGTGACTCAAGAAAGGCGCAATGGGAATTTATTATGTTCTAAGCAATGGCTGTCAgtgaaaatatttataaaacttCCCTCCAATCtgaagtaaatattaatactttaAATGTTATATTTGTATGAATTAAGAAAACAAATTAACCAATCCTCCAACAAGATTTGTTAGCTCATTCATTAACCAAGCAGTTTGGGTGGTCAggaaggcagagccagtgagtgtGGGTGTCTGTCCCCTGTCAAATACCAAGCCAAGGGGTATGTAGCAAGGGAGTGGGATATCtaatcctctccctcccccttggAAAGTGTCTTTGTCCTACTGTTGATGTGTTAAGCAGAAGGGGCTGTTCCTCACCTTTGTGTGACCCCAACAGGAGGTAGGTAATTACAATATATAATAAAAGTTGGCTTATGGTTCACATCCCCATTACTAAGGGAATGACCAAGCagccacccccgctggagcctcgtCCTTCCAACTCTATAAACATAGGCAGAGTTATATTAAGGGGCTCGCCCTTTCAATTGGGGTGACCATATAGAACCGAAGCCCTTTTATTATCCCCCTTAACTGATTGATAGCGCATGCAGCCACCCAGGCAGTAGATGCCTGGTAATCAACAGAGGATGTGCATGTGCATTTATTTTTCCATAGTCATTTCAAGGGAGCCTGTCATGGCTACTGATGTGTAGAAAGTTGCAATAGCCTACAGTTACTGCACATAGTGGCCCCATCACTGTCTGGGCAGGGTATGGCTTCATCCTGCCTGGCATCACAGCCACAGTTGGCATTCTAAGCCAGGGttttcaaactcaaatacaaagtgggccaaaattgtacactgggaccaagtcaagggccaacctcaatgtctactggccacctccctcccttataaagttccctggtgtctaatggccccctcctctccaacccctatacagttccctggtgtctagaggcccccaccctcccctatacagttccctggtgtcttttgctttccccctccctccccatatgccttccctggtgatctaaggcttcacctccaatgtggcttccctggtggtcaagagtgggccaaatataatgcaaagtggggaaaccacctaagggccaaattgaatggctccgagggccagatttggcccgtgggccggagtttgacatgtatgttgtaAGCCAAATGGTCAAAAACGTCAATCCTTAGTTTTTGTAAATAACTCACTCTGTGTTTGAAAAGAGCATTCTGCAGATTAAAATCCTATTTTAAAAACCAAAGGAATTATTGGCAGGTTCTGACGGAGGGGCTTCTGCTGCTTCACTATCCATAGTTACATAGATACATGCTGTTGAGACTACAAAGGGGTAGGCCACAGACTGTAATCTATATCCAGAGAACAGTCTGTAGTTGTAGTGCAAAGTGCTAATAAACAGATTAATATAAATTCTGGCAGTGAGTGCCTACATAGTGCTAGGATTACATTTGTGCCTGAAGCGGGCTTTAATAAAGTTAGAGTCTGTCATTAATTATAGTGCTAAGTTTCAAAtgtaagctcggtgcttgggagtAATATtcaactcatctctctcttttattcctcatgttcactccataaccagctcttgccatctccaactcaaaaacatatctcgcatccgtccttttctcactcaagacacaactaaaatgttaatacatgctcttataatttctcgtctggactactgcaacatacttctttgtggactaccttctaacagactggccccgctccagtcggtactgaactcaactGCTCGTCTCAttaatctttcttctcgatcttcctctgccgaccctctttgtcaagctcttcactggctgctaattaaccagaggattcagttcaaactcctaaccctaacctacaaagctctccacaatctctcttcccggtacatatcctcactaatttccagatacaaacccaatcgcaatctcagatcggcacatgatcttctgttgtccttctctagaatcaactcctcacattcacgtttacaagactttgcatgcgcttcaccccttctctggaatgccctcccacagcacatccgtcactcgccaacctttgttacctttaaacgctctctaaaaacacacttgtttcgTCAAgcgtatgcgctaccttaggccacttccctttgtcctaagaccaaattgcactcctactaggtatcctaatacacacagcctctatatatttgttgcatactacccctcctcctgtttccccccattccctttagattgtaagctcacaagggcagggctctctcccccttttgtgtcttggtaaccattatacattttattcatcatgttacttttatcactgtcattaccaattctatattttgtatcattctttgtattttgtcactaattatgtatcttgtattctggtgtacaccattgtctgtattattatgtaccccatgtttgtttcttactttgtacagtgccacggaatatgttggcgctttataaatcaataataataataataataataataattatattaataaataataataaaatgtatattaAAGCATCAGTATGGTTTCTTTCCTCGGCAGGTAACTATCCTGCTAAAGTCCTATACAGCAAACCTCCACTGTACTGGCTTAACAAAAGTACTTATAAATATTTGGGATGGTGTAACTATAGCTTGACAGATTGAAACCTGCATCCTGCTTTACTGATATCAGCATTTCTACCAGAATAGAAATAATGATGATTTTGTCACCCACCCGATCACTGTGATGGGGTCCTGAAAAAACCTGGTTGGTGCCTGTGGGTCCGCCATTTACGTTTGTCCCACCGACAAAGTAGGAGCATTTTGAAGGTACGCCTGAAGGAGCGATTGCACAGTGCATAACACATTGGGTTGACAGTACTGTTCACATAGCAGAGCCAGTAACCCAGCTCCCAGAGTTTTGTTGGGATACAGTTCTTGCAGAATGTGGAGACTAGCACCATAATATTATAAGGAGTCCAAGTCAAAATAAAAGCCAGCAATATAGCACTCAGTGTCTTTGCTGCCTTTTTTTCCTTGATGAGTGTATTGCTCTTCCTCTTTCCGTGCCGAGTCTTATCAATCTTAGCTTTAATTAGAGTTGATGGTAAAgctgcagccaagaccttggatggTTTTCTAGATACCTCCTGTTTTCCTCCATTGGCTTCATTTTCAGTTTCCCCTTTTTCAAGAGTATCATTGGATCCACGAGAACCTGTAGGAGTCCCAACCACAGAGCTGACCATTGGTAAACGCATAACAGCAGAGCATATGCTCTTCATCTCATATGGGTTGTCTTCTGCATcagaggaggaagagacagagtCTGCAGAAGCAGCATCTTCCATGGTGTTCCAGCTCCCattacttctgtgctgtggataaCTTCTGAGGGATGGCCCAGCAGCAAGAGCACCAGGAAAACAGCATGCTCTCTTTATTCTGGGCACAGATGTTTGTGATCTGGGTAGACGGTCAGAATCACCCACGCCACCGCTACTGCCACTTCTAAGACTTCCTAAAGGCCGTACTATATTTTCTGTTTCTGAGCCCTGCAGGCCAGCCAGTTCTCTGCTTCTGTTTTCTGTCTCTCTATAAATCCTCCAATACAGAATAATCATGATGGTGACTGGCAGGTAGAAGGCAGCAATTGCGGTGCCAAATGTTATAGTGGGTTCTGACAAGAACTGGATGTAGCATTcatcaggctccactgtcctctcCCCCACAATGTACTGCCAGCATAAGATGGCCGGAGCCCACAAAACAAATGAGATAATCCATGCTAATCCAATCATGATGGCTGCTCTTTTTGGTGTCCTCTTAGCCCTGTAAGTCAGTGGCCTTGTGATGGAAAAATAGCGGTCAAAGCTAATAATGAGTAAGTTCATTACAGAGGCGTTGCTTGAGACATAATCTAGTGCCAGCCATAAATCACAGGAAACATTGCCAAGGGCCCATCGGCCCATTATAATATAAGTGGTATATAAATTCATAGATATTGCACCAATGATGACGTCAGCACATGCTAAGCTGAGAAGGAAGTAGTTGTTGACCGTCTTTAGGTCGCTGTTCACTTTGAATGCCAAAAGAACCATTAAATTTCCAACCACTGTGATGAGGGACAGGGATCCTGTTGTGATGACAATCAGCACCACCTGCCAGATGGCATGGTCTCCAATTGCAGACCTGACTGGCTGCTCGGTAGAATATGAGGTCAGCGGGTTGACAGTAGTATTGTTCATGGTTAGAAGCCAGTTGGTCACCGTTTCTTGCCCAGCATTCTGATGCAAGGCTAACATGGCATTTTCAAAGGAAGACAGGAGATAGGATCACTTTCCGATCAACTTCCTAAATCCTTTATCGACGGCAGTGGAAGTCTGCAACAAAAGAAAagcagatgtcagtgccataattGGCAGAAATTGCAAAGAGCGATGCTTTAAATCAATTTTAATACAACTAGGGGATTGTTAGTAAAAGCTAATTTGTTGCAGGAGAATGATGAATAAATGTAACAGTGAAGAACAGTACATTACTCCTTCAAATTGTCTTACATGCAGAATCAATGCTATGCTGAGATTACTGGGCATTCACCTGCATCTTTCTCTCATCTTTACTTTTGTTTGCAGCTTCTTAGATTTCTCTGTGTCTCCCATTATGTCAGTGCGTGCTTCTCACCCGCCTCTATCTCTCTCTTTCCCTGCTACGTGTGTTTCTGTAATCTGTAACTAAACAAAGCCGGATTTATGATTTC from Hyperolius riggenbachi isolate aHypRig1 chromosome 11, aHypRig1.pri, whole genome shotgun sequence includes:
- the CHRM1 gene encoding muscarinic acetylcholine receptor M1, which encodes MLALHQNAGQETVTNWLLTMNNTTVNPLTSYSTEQPVRSAIGDHAIWQVVLIVITTGSLSLITVVGNLMVLLAFKVNSDLKTVNNYFLLSLACADVIIGAISMNLYTTYIIMGRWALGNVSCDLWLALDYVSSNASVMNLLIISFDRYFSITRPLTYRAKRTPKRAAIMIGLAWIISFVLWAPAILCWQYIVGERTVEPDECYIQFLSEPTITFGTAIAAFYLPVTIMIILYWRIYRETENRSRELAGLQGSETENIVRPLGSLRSGSSGGVGDSDRLPRSQTSVPRIKRACCFPGALAAGPSLRSYPQHRSNGSWNTMEDAASADSVSSSSDAEDNPYEMKSICSAVMRLPMVSSVVGTPTGSRGSNDTLEKGETENEANGGKQEVSRKPSKVLAAALPSTLIKAKIDKTRHGKRKSNTLIKEKKAAKTLSAILLAFILTWTPYNIMVLVSTFCKNCIPTKLWELGYWLCYVNSTVNPMCYALCNRSFRRTFKMLLLCRWDKRKWRTHRHQPGFFRTPSQ